The following is a genomic window from uncultured Hyphomonas sp..
ATGTCGCGGTGAGTCAGTTTGAACCAGGCCCGGGCAAACGTTTCCGAGAAGTACTGGTGATCTGCCCGGAACTTTTCCATGTAGCCACGGTAGATCGGATCCACCTTCATGGCCATGTCGGCATCGGTCATCATTGGCATGGTACGGATCGATGCGTCTTCGACATCGGCCGGCATGTCCTCTTCCTTGATATCGACCGGCTTCCACTGCCAGGCACCCGCCGGGCTCTTGGTGGTTTCCCACTCATGGTCCAGCAGCATCTCGAAATAGCCGCCGTCCCACTTCGTCGGATCGCTCGTCCACGCACCTTCCGGACCACCCGTCAGCGTGTCGCGGCCAAAGCCCTTGCCTTTCGGGTTCAGCCAGCCGAGGCCCATGGCTTCGATGGCGCCGCCTTCGGGTTCGGGCGACAGCTTTGAGGCATCCGCATTGCCGTGCGCCTTGCCCACCGTATGTCCGCCGGCGGTGAGCGCAGCGGTCTCTTCGTCGTTCATGGCCATGCGCTTGAAGGTCTCACGCACGTCGACCGCAGTCTTCGCCGGGTCCGGCTTCCCGTTCACGCCTTCCGGGTTCACGTAGATCAGGCCCATGACCACGGCAGACAGCGGGTTCTCGAGCGAGCCGCGATCATCCTTGTCCGGATAGCGATGCGCGTCATCGGTCAGCCACTCTTTCTCGGAGCCCCAATAGGTGTCCTTCTCAGGATGCCAGATGTCTTCACGGCCAAAGCCGAAGCCGAATGTCTTCAGTCCGGCCACTTCATAGGCGGCGTTGCCCGCGAGCAGGATCAGGTCAGCCCAGCTGATCTTGTTGCCGTACTTCTTCTTGAGCGGCCACAGCAGGCGGCGGGCCTTGTCGAGGTTGGCATTGTCAGGCCAGGAATTCAGGGGTGCGAAACGGATATTGCCTGCACCGCCGCCGCCGCGGCCGTCAGCGAGGCGATAAGAGCCTGCGGAGTGCCAGGCGAGACGGATGAACAACCCGACATAGCTGCCCCAATCTGCGGGCCACCAATCCTGGCTGTCTGTGACGAGCGCGTGGATATCTTTCTGCAGCTGATCGAAGTCCAGCTTCTTCACTTCATCGCGATAGCTGAAGTCCTTGCCGTAGGGCTGAACCTTCGTGTCGTGCTGGTGCAGAATGTCGAAATTGAGGGCCTGCGGCCACCACGCCAGAACCGACGTTTCCGTCGTGGTCAGGCTACCATGCATTACCGGGCACTTGCCGCCGCCCATGTCATTGCCATCCATTGTCTTCTCCCTTTTTGCTCAAGCGCTTTGTCAAATCCGAAACATGACGTGCCAGGCACGCCGCAAATCACTGAACGATGCCTCCCCAATGCGAAGGCCATCGCGCAAGGTAACCTTACGCCTGTTGGACGAATAGGACCAATTGATTGCTTGAGGGCTTGCTATAGTTTTTGACTATAGTTTGTTTTTACCAACAAAAACAAAGGCCCCGGAGCATCTGCCCCGGGGCCTCATAAGAAAAATTCATTTTGCCTACATGCTTGCGAGAACCGCCAGCAGCAACAGGGCCACGATATTCGTGATCTTGATCATCGGGTTCACAGCCGGACCGGCGGTGTCCTTGTAGGGATCACCCACCGTGTCGCCTGTCACAGCGGCCTTGTGGGCTTCAGAGCCCTTGCCGCCATGATTGCCGTCCTCGATGTATTTCTTGGCATTGTCCCATGCACCACCGCCCGAGGTCATCGAGATGGCGACGAACAGGCCGGTCACGATCACACCCAGCAGCATGGCACCGACAGCTGCGAACGCAGCGCCCTTGCCCGCAATGGCGAAGATCACACCGAACAGCACCACCGGCGACAGCACCGGCAGGAGCGACGGCACGATCATTTCCTTGATCGCGGCCTGCGTCAGCAGGTCGACGGCGCGGCCATAATCCGGCTTCACCTCGCCTTTCATGATGCCCGGCATTTCACGGAACTGGCGGCGGACTTCCTCCACCACTGCCTGTGCGGCCCGGCCCACAGCCATCATCGACATGCCGCCGAAGAGGAATGGCAGGAGACCACCAAACAGGAGGCCGACCACAACGTATGGGTTCGCGATCGAGAAATCGACCGACACGCCATAGAAGAATGATCCTTCGG
Proteins encoded in this region:
- the katG gene encoding catalase/peroxidase HPI encodes the protein MDGNDMGGGKCPVMHGSLTTTETSVLAWWPQALNFDILHQHDTKVQPYGKDFSYRDEVKKLDFDQLQKDIHALVTDSQDWWPADWGSYVGLFIRLAWHSAGSYRLADGRGGGGAGNIRFAPLNSWPDNANLDKARRLLWPLKKKYGNKISWADLILLAGNAAYEVAGLKTFGFGFGREDIWHPEKDTYWGSEKEWLTDDAHRYPDKDDRGSLENPLSAVVMGLIYVNPEGVNGKPDPAKTAVDVRETFKRMAMNDEETAALTAGGHTVGKAHGNADASKLSPEPEGGAIEAMGLGWLNPKGKGFGRDTLTGGPEGAWTSDPTKWDGGYFEMLLDHEWETTKSPAGAWQWKPVDIKEEDMPADVEDASIRTMPMMTDADMAMKVDPIYRGYMEKFRADHQYFSETFARAWFKLTHRDMGPKVRYVGPWVPEEDLVWQDPVPAGSTGYDVNAVKKKIADSGLSIGDMVSTAWDSARTYRGSDMRGGANGARIRLAPQKDWAGNEPARLKKVLSVLEPIASASGASVADVIVLAGNVGVEQAAKAAGYNVTVPFSPGRGDATDEMTDAESFETMEPLVDGYRNWIKEAYAVKPEEIMLDHTQLLGLTAPEMTVLVGGMRVIGTNHGGSAHGVFTDKVGALTTDFFVNLTDMSNTWNPTSTDGVYEVRDRKSGKTKWTATRLDLVFGSSSILRAYAEVYAQDDNKEKFVKDFVAAWTKVMNADRFDI